The Candidatus Neomarinimicrobiota bacterium DNA window CATTAATATTTAACTGAAATCTTGATTTTTTTTCATTCATTAATTATTTTTATGGGATATTTAGAATACAAAAACGATACAATATTTTTCAAAGAAGGATCTCAATTTCATTCAACCCTCTCTCCTTTTTTATCCACTTTCCCAACAACACGTCCCGGATTCCCCACAATAAGTGCAAATGCAGGAACATCCTTTGTAACAACAGCACCTGACCCAATCATTGCATATTCCCCAATGGTTACGCCACAGACAATGGTTGCATTTGCG harbors:
- a CDS encoding N-acetyltransferase, translating into ANATIVCGVTIGEYAMIGSGAVVTKDVPAFALIVGNPGRVVGKVDKKGERVE